The DNA segment AGACTGAGTTCTTTCTATGTTCACTAGCTCTCCAACGAGCTCTATTGCTATTGGTATTAcgttcttttaaaaattaactcaatAACTGAATTCTTGGAATTGGCTTTCCTGCTTTTTTCATTGACTGAACAGCACTTTACAGATAACATGAAGGTCCATAAGTCTGAATACTTGAATTGCGACAGAAGATCCAAGGACTATCCTACGTTCATCACCGGAAGTAATGCAAGGACAAGGTCTCTTCTGTCTCGCTCTTAAAATGTATGAACTTATTTGACTGGGACTCAGGACTTAAATTGATGCAACTGAAATTTATACCGAAGATCCATGTCAAGGATGTAGAATCAAGTCACTTTCTGATTCGGGTAACATTCCTAAACCTTTTAAGTTGTAATTTTAAGTTTGTAAATTCCAGAGGTTAAAAATCCATTAAAGTCAACGTCTTTTAGGGCAGCCTTCAGCATCCATAATTTTAAAAGCGGGGGCAGCTTAGCCTTCTCCGAAGTGGGAAATGCGGCAAAAATTCAAACCAGCCGCCATGAAACTGCACCGTTGGATATTCACATCACTAAACATTCACCATTTCGCGAGCCTGACTTGCAGTGTTGTCGGCTCAATAAATACATTCCATTCATACGAGATATTTAGATTATGGATTCAATAAGTTCAATAGGACATTGAGCTAAGTATATAATATTACTTTAAAGAAAACACCTGAGTTCCAACCCCCTCGTCACATTGTGTTTTTCAGGCTTTTGCGCGTTAATTCCTCCCCTACACATTGTAAACAAAGGTGCAAGTGGCAACATTGAAGTCCTCCATATCAATATATTTTTCAGGTTATCTTCAAAGTCATATCTAGGCTGCCGTCTTCAAGTGAATTTGAGGTGAGATATTTATGCATTTATTTGTGCCAAACATGATtatttcgtttttcacgttgatTTCATGGCATGAAGAAACCAGGTTCGATAGCCCTTTCACTTTGAACCAAACACATCCGCAGAAAATAGTCAATTTTCTATGTTTATTGCGATACTGACACTGACCCAATATTCTTCTTTAAAGTGCCCATTCTTGCCTCCCAAACACTAATTTTTATTGAATGCCTCACTTTTATTTGACTTTTCTTAACTTGTAGATTTTCAATTAAGATGGCATCCATCGGCAGATCTGTTCGCTCCGCCTCTCGTCTCTTGTCCGCAGCCAGGCTCACGGCTACTTCTTCGCGGACTTATGCCGACCAGATGAGCTTCACCCTTGCTGCAGCAAATCAGGTATACCTACTTACTGCATATGTAGGAACGTTTACAGCAGAAAAATTTTTAATGGGTTTTTTGGGAGTGGTAATTCTGATCGATACTTTCCTTCATCCTTAGTTCATTGATTAAACTTCCATCAATGAATTCAGCAGTCAACGCCTTTACTAAATTCAATCAGTGCCATCATCTATTGAGCACTCCAGATAGACAGATGCTATTTCTTTTATGGTTTCAAGAGACCCCAAGGTCTGATTATGAAtcagtaattttcaaattgGCACCACAGGTAATTTGAGCTTGGGCAGCAAACACTTTGTTAAAAGTGAATTCTGCCTCAATTCTATACccccttgtaattttttttctaatatcaAGGAGTTTAAGCATCCTTGATCGGTTTTAAAATTGCCCTctgtgacaatttttttgtgcTGAATCCAAGAAATTTGCCCCTCTGTTTCTGATTATTGAGTTGTAAGCTTAGATAAAGTGATTGGGGTTTATCAAGTCTATATTTGTCCTTTACTTTGCCAGTAATTGCAGTCTGTCAGCACATTGTGCAATCATTTGTGTCTTGATCCATTAATGCCATCAGAAATAGGCAAAGCTCAGTTTGTTTAGTTATCGGGCGTAGGCTTTAAATTATTCGAAACCAGTGCGCTGATGCCCTCAACGTAAATGGAGTCAAGAATGATGAAACGGCCATCAGTGTGATGGTGTTTCTGATATCCTCAGAAATTTTTATGCTACTAGATTGGATACCTTAGATGTAAATCAAGACCACCTGAGATCTCTTAGTGATGTTGAAATGGAAGAGCATTTTCTACTTTTATTGCCAAAGGCACTTGGAGACTTTATCCACCCATTTTCAATTCTCAGTAATAACATCAATTGCTTTTTTCAGGTATTCTACGCCAATCAAAGTGTGAAGCAAGTAGATGTTCCTTCCTTCAGTGGTTCATTCGGTATTCTAGCCGACCACGTACCAACTCTGGCTGTCTTAAAACCCGGAGTTATCACAGTATATGAAGATGATGGTAAAGTTAAGAAGGTCTTCGTCTCCAGTGGAACTGTAAGCTTTATTTCTTTCCACAAAATAACGTTTTCACACTTTGGAAATTTACTAGTGATtcacatcccccccccccccaaaaaaaaaaaccagatgtAATACTGTAATATTATTAAGTAGTCCCAGATTGCATCCTGTTTTGTTTGCCTTTCCTTACCTCAAGTCAAGTCATTGAGCCAGTTAAGTTGTCAAACATTAATGAAAGTAGGTATCGCTTTTCAAAAGCTTTGGATGGATTGAAGAATTCAGTGACAacacatttgataaaatttgaccTAATAATAAATAACTCaatttcttattcttcttaaaCTAAATAGAATAGAAAAAGTAATACGAATACTACGAAGATCTCCTGGATACAAGTAATGCTAATTTTCTCAAGGGCAATACTCGTTAGATTTTGATACTTCGTGTTATTGCTGACGGCATCAGCGTTACTCAAAATAGTGTATATACTTGCCTccagaaaatacactaaaaattaaaCCAACCCGAACACTAAAAGCTGGTGCAGTCCAAGCTAcgttaaaatttgtttgtcttCCTATGTCTTAATTTTTGTCTCGTTTTCTCCAGGTTACAATCAATGAAGATTCATCCGTTCAAGTTTTGGCTGAAGAAGCCCACCCAGTTGAAAATTTAGACCTTTCAGCAGCTAAGGAAGCCCTCTCCTCAGCCCAGAACTCCCTTGCTTCAGCTAAGGATGACAAAGAAAGGGCTGAGGCAGCCATAGAAGTTGAGACAGCTGAAGCAGTCGTCCAAGCTATTTCCGGATAATTTTAGTCCCTTAATTTAAATGGTAAGAGCTGAAATTCTAACTTGTTTCTAACACTTTTGTGAGAATTGAAGTAAGGATGGTGTGAAGGACAACTGTAaaccaaaaactcatgagctaTAGGGCCCCTAAGCCAGTACCTAATCGAGACTCATGTCTTTCAGGGCCTTAACGGACCATTcatttctgccatttaaattattttatttaattcaagGATGAAATCAAAGTTATATCTGAATAAATTACTGTGATAAGCATCAGATGAGCGATGTGCTGATAGCCATGGGCAGGAGAAGACTGACAATGAgttgcagttttttttactaTCATTACCACAAGCTTTCGGACCCcctgaatttttgttttctgtCACTGTTTGGTTGGACTGGTTTGTATGATTATTGTGGCTATTGACATGCGATAGTTTTATGATGAGCCTGCttgattcagattttgaaaatatgacctaTATTTCTCTATATAACCCTGTAAAGTTGTGAATTCTCTCATAATAATGTGAATGTGAATTCTTTGTCACGCTTTGTTTGTCAGATGTACTGGgccaattttcattatttttgcagCTATTAATAGGaaatagtccctagatgagcctgCTATATTTAGATTTAGTTACTTATGAGGTGCCTGCAAAGCGGACCTTAGGATGTTGTATTTACTGTTCAGCATGAAAGCGTATGGAGTGAAAAGAATTCATGAAGACAGGAACAAGCAGAGAAAAGAATTGTAGTGGGCTTTTGTCTCAGAAATTCATTTACAAACAAATCGTTATCACCAAGCTTAAATGAAAATCTGCCAACAGAATTAGAGTGTTTTAACGAAACCATATTTTATACTGGAGGAAGATCAACAGGGTTTTCATTTTCTGTTAAATTTCTGTTGCAGTATTGTAGATTGATTGAGCGCAACCGGCAACCAACTCCGAAGTTCCAGCTTCACCCCAGCGGGAAGCCTCTCTAATGGAAGAAGCATTTCTATGTACAGTCTCTATCTTCCTCATGTCATCTTGAATGTATcattctctttattttcttttctattgttgTTTTAATGTTCGTTCCTAATGCGAcattctttctcctttttttttcttaatttaggTGAAAAATAAAGTGCTTCTGTTAGTTTTAAATGGTGATAATTTATTTCCTCTCAACTTGGATTCGATTATTATCATCTATCAATTTATTGGTAAAATCCCAAAAACTGGAAACTGACTTCAAGTGAATCTGTGAGAATGTAAACACACACTCCAATATCATGGAAGATGTCCAATTTTCATGGAAGCCGTTGAAGGTGGTGCATGTATGTCAACTTGGGCCTTAAAACTTAAAAGTGTCCCAAAGTAAGTGTCTTTTGACACTAAACAGCTTTTTCTTCGATCAACTTCCTCACCTACTGCACAATTTTTTAtgtatcttgaaaatttccaatttccCGAGTTGATGCATTTTCATTctctttgattaaaaaatgactCGTACTCCTTGTGCTTTGCTCACATTTTGTGATGAACctgaacagaaaattttacttgcTGATCAAAATTCTGAGAAAGAATCATGTGACTCTTTTAGAGTAGTGTAATATGAGCatgaggaaagaaaaagaggagttAGAATggtattttctgatttttatttcaaaaaacaATATATACACAAGAACCTATCTAATCTTCGTCTTTGACTCCTGCATATTTCTTGATTTCTTCCTTAACATCAGCAACTGATTCTGGAGTGCCATGTTCCTTCTCAAAGTTCAGCCACTTTTTGTACAAAGACTTCATCTTCTGTGGTTTCAATTTTTGAGCGACACCTCTTTCTATAACTTGCCTGAAATGCAAAAGCACAAAGATGTAAGTTATTGAGTTTATTTAAAGACACAAACAGGATGGAgaaaaggaaatatttttccatgCGAGTTAAATGCAACTGAATAGCAGGAAAAAACAGACTAGACAGGAATTCTAAAAGAAGGGTTAGTAGGACAGACAGAACGTGAGAGGAAGTCCTGGGAAAACTTCCCGCAACCTAGGCAAACTGAGATTGAAAATTGGTCCTGAACAGCGTTCGCAAGTAGCTGGTAGGCCCTTTTATCTTTTGACTTCACAAAACTCTTATAAAGTATCTCATAGTATATTGTAGAAGCAAGGTTTTACTGTCATAATGATTACTAGGAGATATTCCTTGAAATTCATAGGAAATTCTGACTAATTGTTTTTGA comes from the Bemisia tabaci chromosome 7, PGI_BMITA_v3 genome and includes:
- the ATPsyndelta gene encoding ATP synthase subunit delta, mitochondrial; amino-acid sequence: MASIGRSVRSASRLLSAARLTATSSRTYADQMSFTLAAANQVFYANQSVKQVDVPSFSGSFGILADHVPTLAVLKPGVITVYEDDGKVKKVFVSSGTVTINEDSSVQVLAEEAHPVENLDLSAAKEALSSAQNSLASAKDDKERAEAAIEVETAEAVVQAISG